In the Dictyostelium discoideum AX4 chromosome 6 chromosome, whole genome shotgun sequence genome, ACGTGAAAAGTAATTCATCCTTTTCTATCCTTAATCTCGGTCAATTTTAACCaatctttcaaaaaaaatcaccaatCCACCACGATCTACAGATCTAACTTACCAAATCGCCGATTCAAAGGAATCCCATCGAGATGAATTCCTACGCAGACGCGGCTAAAATGGCCAACCCCTCCACCCATATGGACGAGGCATCAGAGAACTTCATTAAGGAATTCTCCACAAAAACAGCAGAGATAAAGGAGACCTACCCCAAATTATCAATAGGCCTCAAAGACATCTCCAAATACTGCGAGACCATATTGAACATGACTGCGCTCTCAACCTACGAGAAAAACAACGGATTCTACCCAATTACACTCGAATTCCCCAAAATGGATCTCATGGGGTTAGAAGAAATGAGAAAAACACTCTCAAACTACGATATCCCAATCGACAAGATATACATAGGCAAAGGAACTAGAAAAATGATACACCTGATGATTAAAAACGAACAATCTCTCCTAAATATCATTAGAGATAGAAGCAAATTGGGAACCTTCATCACCTCCAGTAGAGACTACCACGTCCTCACAGGAAGAGTAAGAATTCCAAGAGAAAAGGCAGGAATAGTGGACGCCCTCATCAAAACTGCCTTTGCAGAAGAAATACCCTATGCAATATACCATACTACATACTCCACCGACCACCTCCTAGTATTCGGTCTAATAGAATGCAAAATAGGCGATCAAATGAAATCTGGCCAACACAATACAGAAATCGCCAACTTTACCATCAGAACGGCCACCAAAACCTACTCCtcacaaaagaaaaataagaAAGTAGAGTCAAACAACACGGAAGAACCATTAGAAGATGAGATGACAGATGATCCTCCCAACACCCAAAACAGGATAGCAATCAAATCCTCTCAACcaaaaccacaacaacaaacaaatgACCCAGCAAACAATCAGTCTGATAAACAATCAACCCAAGAGAAAAAAGCCCAATCAAAAAAGTCCTCTCAACCTCTTCCCCCCAAAAACCAAGCTTTATTTCAATCTGTCAAacccaccacaaccactacCACAACATTCAACGCCATCCAAAAAGACAATACCAACAAAACGAGCACTAACATCCATTCATCCTCGGAAAACAGAGAGAAGACACCAAACATCCCTCCATCACATAAACGCAAGAACGAGGAAATCCACTCAAACAACGAGGTCACCCAACTCTCACCAACAATAAACAGAAGCAACCCTTACATCCCATCCACCCCTAAGACACCTGTCAATAAAGAAAGGAAAGGAATCATTGAGAGCTTCATAGAGAGTATCTACCCTTCACCATCTAAACCGCAGCTATACGACTCCCAAGAGGAGATCGATATCATCTCATAATGGTagtaatcaaaatcaaccaaTGGAATGTCAGAGGTTGGGGCACTGACACCTccttcaaaaacaaaacagaCTTTATCAAATCCCAACCCCCCCAAACTCATTGGCACTAACCATAGTCAATGAACTCAATGCTGACGCAACACAAGCACACCAGCTATTTCCTGGCTCCATCATTAGTGCAACCAACAGAGGCAACGGAATAGGAATActaaaccacaacaaccaaaacaTAAAACTCTCACCAATATTCATAATAGAAGGTAGACTAATAATAGCAGACATTCTAATAAAAGATACCACAACGAGAATCTTGGCCATATACGCCCCGGCCCAACCtgataaaagaaaaatactAGCTTCAACACTAAACAAACACTTCAACAACCAATACCACAACCTAACGTCTAACCCTAAAAAAAACATCGACATCATAGCAGGTGACTTCAATTGTTTAGACTTCAATGACAATCACACATCAAATGACGACCAAGGCAACTTGACAACACAATCCCCAGATGAGATGGCCACAGTAATTGAAGCCATCAGAATTTCAAATAACCTAATGGATATGGACCAACTAAATAAAAGACCCACCTTCTCAAGAACGATACACAACACAAACAATAACCTCACAAGAATCTTGGAAAGGAGACTAGACAGAATATACCTTAACAATAGCATAATCAACTACAGCCAATTATACTTAAGGAACCTAATCCCCCCAAAAATTAATGACATACCTCTATCAGATCACAACTTCCTATCAACCACCTTCACTCTACCCAACATACAGATGAACAAGCGCAGATggagattaaaaaaatcctCAATCCTCTCAAGCATAATGCTTAAGAAAATAGACTTCCTACTTAACGATTATTCAAGGGAGCTGTCATCCAACCATAACTCTATTTCCTTCTCTCAACTCAACAGCTTACtgaacaaaataaaacaactaTACACagaatttcaaaaacaaaatgacTACAACAATAAGGCAAACATCAAAAATCTAATCTCCCTACTAGAGACAGAATTTAAAGACCAAGCCTTCGCAACCCTCTCAGCAATAAATGAATCtaaaaaaagagaagaaCAACTTAAACAAGAATTGAACAACTATTGCGAAGAAACCTCACTCAAGTACATCTCCGCGAGAATCAAGAAAAGACACAATGATTTCACCATCAACGCAGTAAAAGATGCACAAGGTAGAACAATCAACAAACAGGAATTGATCGAAGAAGAATACGTAAAATATTACTCAAATCTTTATGACTACAAAGAAGATGACCCACCATCTCATTATGAAATGTTGGAAAATTGGACAGTGACCAGGGACTCAACATGGGACAACcttgaaaatgaattcacATCACAAGAGATCCTAGAagtaataaaacaattgaacCCACACAAATCTCCAGGCTCAGATGGAATTCCAAACTTATTCTACATAACACACAAAGAAAAACTAGCTCCAATACTGGCCTCAGCATTCAACGACACTCTAAGAAATCCCCATCTAATTAGCAAAAATTACAAAGAAGGCCTCATTATCACGATACCTAAAAAGGGAGACCCCGAACTAATCAAAAACAGAAGACCAATTACACTGGCTAACTGTATATATAAAATCCACTCAAAACTAATAAACAATAGAATAATCCCAATACTAACGAAAGTGATCAACCACAATCAAAAAGGTTTCGTACCAGGCAGATTCATTCTAGATAATATCATATCAATGAACGAATTAATCAACTATTGTAATGATAAAAGAATTAACGGAATAATTACACTATATGATTTCGAAAAAGCTTTTGACTCGATCTCACACGGTTCAATACTCAGATCACTACAACACATCAACATTCCAACCAATATAATCAACCTGATAATGAATCTAATCACCAAATCTGAAGCaagaattgaaattaatggtaGAACTACTATACCCTTTGAGATCAAAAGAGGAGTTAAACAAGGAGATCCACTATCACCCACCCTGTTCGTCCTTGTAATAGAGGCTTTAGCTAGAAAAATTTTACAAGATGACCGAATTACTGGCCTTCCTCTAAACAACAGCAACCACAGAGAGAAATTCCAAAGCTTTGCAGACGACTCGGCTTCAATGGTCCCAGACTCTCAACAACTTGAATTAGTACTACAACACTTCAATTCATTTTGCAAAGCCACCTCCTCAAAACTTAACATCGACAAATCTTCATCAATTCTTATAGGCAACCCAGACAATACCAACCAAAGAATTCCAATATCTACAAATCCAGAAAGATACTTGGGATACTTCTTCACAGGTAAAGGGATAACAAGAAAAATGCCAGAAATATTAAACACAATAAGATCATCCTTAGTACTATGGAAAACCACTGACTCaacaatcaaaaccaaaaccaacatCCTCAAAGCATTCGCACTCTCTAAATTAACCTACTATTCATATGTAGAGAACTTTAAGGAAGAGGaattaaaccaaatcaataaattagtCGAATGGTTTTTATCGGCaccaaacaacaaaaatgcTAGTGGATTTCaagttattaatttaatgagAACCAAAAGAGCAAGATACCCACTAAAAGTAGGGGGCTGGAACATTTGGAATATAGAATTGAGACAACTGGCGCAGAAACTTTGGATCATAAACCAGTTCATCCTAGCACTAGAaaccaaacaaacaaactcaTCTCATCACAAAAGCTGGGAATATCAGatccaaaaaaacaaattcacaTCCAGATACCTAAAAGAAAACTTAGACGAATGGAacaaaataagaataaaaaaagcaATCTTCAACAATAATCTCACATCCATAAAAAACGAAAATGGACAACCACTTTCACTGGCAGAATGGTATACCACAATTCAAGACCAAAATCCAACCATCCCTAAAACGGAATTCCAATCATCTCTAAACTTAAGAGGCTACAGCTATAATCAACTCTTCAACAACATACTGAAGATAAAAGACCCTAAAACAAGAGACACAATGTTTAGATTCCATGCAAGATGCCTTCCAATAAACTACCTTCACAACAAACAATGCCCACTCTGCAAAGAAGATATGAGCAAAGACCCATACGGCCACCTGTTCTTCTCATGcaagaaaacaaaacaattcataaaaataaataaactcaaAAATTTCATCTATATTACCACAGGCAAAGGTAAAAACTGGCACCATACAAGAATTAGGcaaaataacaatttcattaatagaATAACTCCAAAATTATCACCGACAGCCAAAAAAGATCAAGAAGTGAATGCAGATTACGCCAACCACAGATTCCACAAAGAATACTTTGAATGGAACTATAAAGCAATAGACTATGATCTAACCAGATCATTCGCATATAGAAACCTAATGGCCCTTATCCTCCACAACATTTGGATTTGGATTTGCAATCAAATATACAGTGAAGATCCTTTAACAGATGAATCACTATCATACAGCTCCCTTCTAAAGAAATGGCACAAATTGGCCACTCTAGAATACATCAAAAAAGCAAAAGATCTGAAAAACTTATCAGCAAAAGACCATAATAACTTCAAAGATCCTAAGATCCTTCTCACTTCAACGATCAAGCTAAGAAAAACAACAGCTAATTACTATTGTATTCCAGAATCATCTCTCCCaaatattatatcttttgatcaattcatatgattaaaataacCCTTCAGCTTAAATGATAAgcctttaaataaatattaaataaaactcgTATTAACACAGATGGACATATATCAATCTTGTTaatccaatattaaaaaaaaaaaaaaaaaaaaaaaaaaaaaaaaaaaaattatttattttgatggaaatatatttttgaatttaaaatgcTTTCGTCTTTTCTGTAAATATGGTCcgattaataaatattaaaaatctgaataaaatattttattttttaatgacgaattattttatttatttgaataaaaatcctattgaaaataacaattttgaaaaatatcattatttatttatttatttatttatttttttattccaatttataaatacataaagaaatgaatattttaaaattaataatattttttttggtttgcttttttgttaataatgTAAAGTCACAAGATGaatcaccaattaaattaatcgttaatccaaatattaaaaatgcaTATGTAGTTGGTGAAAAGTGTGGTATTGAAACATTTACAtgtaattcaattattgatGCGGTTGCATACTTTAATTCAATTGCAGTATTAGTAGATAATGGAGCAATctatcaacaattaaatataaaattatcaaattattcaTATGGTATTATAGAGAACattgttaatttatttcaattaaattgtaCAATCTCACCATTTGATGAGGAGGTAAAGTTGTGTTCGATAATTTAAGTAAtccattaaataatacagAATCAATGATAGAGTTATATGGACCAATTGTAAACGCTACAACATCAGTTTTAAATAGTTATATAagctttaataattttaatgattcagttattttagttttatctAATGATCAATATTCAAATGTTACAATTGatcaattcaatttcaacaattatCAAACTCAAAAAAATGTACACATGATTGGGTTTACAAGATATTGGGCACCGGTTGATGGTGATTCTCTTACAGGTACAAtcacaatttcaaattccaACATTACaaatatcaacaataatGGAGGTGGTTTTACATCAAATGGTGTGTATTATTCTTATGGTATTAACATTACATTAGTTAATGTTATGATTTCTAATATTACTGCACAAATTCAAACATTATTATATGTTGAAAATAGTATTGTAAATATAACCAATTGTGATTTTAATTATGTTAATACAAAGTAGAGGTAGTAGTATAGTAATGTTAAATTCAacatttaattcattatcatcaatgaACGGTGGCGCCTTATTAAACCATGATATTGAAAGCCCAAACCAAAAATCATCATTCAACATTACAGATTGCAAAGTTTTGAATTGTTGTTCCCAAGTAGGCAATGGtcattcaattatttaattcactAAGTTTAGACGttccaattattaatataaataatagtatatttaataataacagtggTTTTTATGGTGTACTTGAAAGTGACTATTATTCAATTAGTATAAATGATTGTTCATTTGATTCGAACTATGGTTCTTTGGCTAatcttttctctttttcatcTGGATCATTAACTGTttcaaattaaacaattatcaatGTATTAGAAGAATCTCATGAAAAAGCCCAAATTTATAGTGGTACTGTTATATTTGATAactcaaatattttatttgatggtTGTACCTTTGGAAAAGAATATTTTAGTATTTCCTGTTATAAATCAAacattgaattttcaaattcaaataatttaaatctattttatatttgtaatCAATGTGATCAATTAACTgtcaattcaaattcaatttgtaaACAAAgttcaacaacttcaactcTCAATTTTGATAGTGATAGTAATGAttctataaaattaattccaaacaacttttcaatattttttattatcttttttataataataatattaacaacaaccaacaataatctcttttaattttaatatattgtttttttttttttttaattttaataataatttctttatttattttttaaaaatataattataatttataataaaacaaaaataaaaaaaaaaaaaataaacaaagagtataaattcaattatagattttaaagaaaattcatatttggttttgtttagaaaaaaaaaaaaaaaaaaaaaaatccagaACAAAACggagatattttttttagttttttttgaatCCCAAATTTTTGCCTgggaaataatatttttttttttttttttatttaacccGAAAAACCAGggttaaaaacaaaaaaaaaaaagattaatgaAATcgtgattatttttttttttttttgtgtgtttaATTATAaccaaacaaaaaataataaaaaatattaaaaataattattattttttatataattataaataattatatataaaaaaattatgacaataataaataatgataatattagtttgtattttttttttaaatatatcattttttttttttttttttttttttttttgactaaCTGAAATTTCTTATTGTTTCtaaccaaatttttttttttttttttttttttttttttttttttaaaaggataataataattatataaataatcaatttttaaataataataataataataatcataaggaaaaaaatgaaatattaaaaaaaatttaagggaaaaaaaaatgtaaaaataaaagtaaaaaaaaaaaataataataaatttttaggAATTATAATgggattttaaaaaacactTTTTAGGGCAACATCAGCAAAATTATCACAATTTATAGTATCGGGGGATTATAAAGGGCCATTTACAATCATAGggttaaaaactaaaattttatcattttcattagttattgaatttattttattaaagattgaattaattaaagagaGAAAAGATGGATTAAAGATTAATTTCGATGATGTAAAACATAtagattataatattaatagtagtaTAAGTGGTAGTTGTAACtatgaattaaattatacaAAACAGGATACCCTATTTCAAAGATTTCaaagtaaatttaaaattgaacatACTATTAATCCTGAAAATGGTGAAACCATCAACACTGGTATCAcccttaaaaaattatttataatttcaataccAATGTCAATTTTATTCGTTGCTTTAAATTGGATTTGGATGTTAGCAATTTCAATGACTGAAGTTAGTATTTCAACTGCATTATATCGTAagttgtatttatttatttatttattctaaaCAACAAGTAATTAACATGATTTTATCCCACTTTCATAGAAAGTGCATCAGtgttttgtttctttttatcaattataatattaaaagaaaaagttaaaattttaaaaacaatttcagTTATAATATTTATGGGAGGGATTGTTGGAATTGCAATTACAACAGTTGGAACATCAAAAGGTGAATATCCGCATGCAATCAAGGGAGagattttaatgattatttCAGCAGCAATGTGGGGTTTATATGAAGTTCTAACATCGAAATTCATTGGTGATGCTAATAGAACTATAGTTCATACTTATATGGGTTTAATTgcatttgtaaatttaatattgggTATACCGgtaattgttattttaaatgTAACCAATTTTGAACCATTTTCAGTGCCATCAATATCAGTATTTGGAATGTTATTATTGAATGCTTTTGTGGGTTTCTCTGTAaactatttaattaattgggGTTTGTCAGTTACTTCACCATTATTCGTTAGATCTGGTGaattaatggtaatagtagcaactttattatttgatataaTCATTAAACATATGAAACTACCTCTCTTGGCATTGCCTGGttattctttaattgttATTGGTTTTATCTTATCTGTTTATATTGAAAGTAGAGAtattaaacaacaacaagaaaaagaaaaagaaaaacaaaaaaataataatggtgaaactgaatcattattaaattattaaattataatttttaattttttttttatatatcatttatataaattaaaaaaactataattttaaatcttaaaataaatttattatttttttaaaaaaaaaaaaaaaaaaatttaattaatgttatagatttaaaaaaaaaaaaaaaaaaataataaaaaaaaaaaaaaaactttatttgataactttttttttttataaaaaaaaaaaaaaaactttatttgataactttttttttttataaaaaaaaaataaaaataaaaataaatgatatatAATTCTTATCATTGTgtatcaattatttatattttttttttttttttttttttttttttcaaaaaaaaaaatctattattattgtcacCCACACTCGACAAAATTCATtacattataaaaataaccaAATTAAATAGATACACGATAATATTAAACTTTATTACTATGAAATATCATAATTTACATAATACAtctatattttataattattataattttaaataaaaaaaaatattattaaaaaaaaaaaccggggaaaagaaaaaaaaaaaaaaaaaaagggttttttttttttaaataaaaaattttatttaatctaCCTTTAGGGGCTAATTACcacaaatttttaaaaacattagtagggtggaaaataaaaatctggATTCAAATAGGGAAAAAACAAAGGTATTGGTGGGGAAAATATCCTCAACATATgctataaattttaataaaaatcataaaaaagattgtaagtttttttttttaaaatataaaaataaaaaacataaaaaaaaataataaaaaataaaaaataaaaaaataataaataatataaaaatataaaaataaaaatatttttaaaaaataaaactataaaaaaaaaaaaaaaaaaaaaatcttcttttaaatttgtattataaaagtaatgatattaaaattgtatactaatttaataaataaaaaaaatgaaattgaaaataaaaatattattttaggtgaaattaatagtaataataatattaataataatgaaaataatgaaaatagtaataatattgataataacaataaatgcAAATTAGGATatgataaagaaaatattaataatgacaatattaataataataataatactattatcagtaataaaataataaaagaaaataaaaagggGGATAGAAATAAATTCCTGGGAATAATTatagtaattttaattacaatATTTCAAACAGGATTTTCagaattatcatcatttgtaGTAACTGGTGATTACAATTCACCATTTATGATTGGTTGGTTTAATACcattttcttattattttcatttttaattgaatttattttaattaaatttgaacttaataaagagaaaaaagaattattaaatattaataacgaACCACCACAAAAACAAgatactattttaaaaagatttaaaagtaaatttaaaaatcaaattatatttgataatgaaactGGTGCCGAAACAATATCCCCAAATGGtattactttaaaaaaattaataataatatcaataccaataactatattatatattatattaaattggTTATGGGTATTAAGTTTATCAATGACTGAAACCAGTATTGCCACTGCCTTATATcgtaagtttttatttttttttttttattttttttttatcttaatttcaaattaataaagattaaaaaaaataaaaatacacacatttatattaataaaatttttccttttttttttttttttttttttttttagaaagcGCAACagttttttgtttctttttgtcaattataattttaaaagagaaaattagaattttaaaatcattatcaattttaatatttatggGTGGCTTAGTTGGTATAGTAgttgcaacaacaacaacaacaacagatggtgatgataaatttCCAAATGCAATATTGGGtgatattttaatgattgtaTCAGCATTTTTATGGGGTTTATATGAAGTGTTAACATCGAAATTCATTGGTGATGCAAATAGGACCATTGTAAATACATATATGGGTTTAATaggattatttaatttaattatcgGTATaccaataattataatattaaattttataaaatttgaattattcaAAATACCAGATTCGTATACATTCATAATGATATTAGTTAATGCAATTGTTGGTTTCTCAGTATTGTATCTGATTGTATGGGGTTTGTCAGTTACCTCACCATTATTCGTTAGATCAGGTGAATTAATGACAATTCCTTCAACTTTGATATTTGAtattctatttaaaaaaatgaaattaccattactaGCTATACCAGGTTACATTCTAATCGTTATTGGCTTCGTTTTATCAGTTTTCATTGAAAGTagacaaattaaaaaaaaagaaaaattaaaaaatcaaaaaggtgaaaatggaaatgaaaaaaaccaaaaaaaagaaaatcaacaatttaatcaattttctgaaataaatttataaaataattacatatttatttaactACTACTTATTGTGTTGATTTATTcatatttgtttatttaattggaCATTCTTTTAACATAGATTcaggaaaagaaaaaaagagaaaaacaaataaaaaaagaaaaaaaaattgttttattatttttaattttctaattttacagtatattattttgaagtACTtggaatattattttttttttttttttttttttttttttatactaaaCTGGTATATCCTtgggaaaaagaaaaattactTTATGTTGGTTTTCCAAATTTTCTCTCTGATATTAATCtctcaattatttaaaagcaAACattttgattctttaatttcaattcagTATTAATTTCATATATTTAATGTACTGAATAATTTATACTcttttgttatttattatatttttaaaaattttgtgttacaatttgtttttttttttttttttacatacttTAATTAGGtaaaaaatactaattagaaataaaattattgttattgcaaaaataaaaatatatccTTGTAATTTATAGAGGTGGTTTACTTcatcaataatatttttatattcattatttgagAAATATTTTTCCAATTGTTTTGGTAATTCATTTgggtattttaaaaaaatgccATTATTAATCATTTCAACTTCTACTTcttcattttaattaatattttttaaaaaaaaaaaaaaaaaaaaaaaaaaaaaaaaatatttgtaaataaaattaataaatgaataataattataataacaggaaaaaaaaattaattaaaatgattttaaaaaaataaaaaaaaaataataaaaaataaaaataaaaataaaaataaaaaaatgaaaaaaatagatatttttaGTTTACATTGAACCACAATTATCttctgaaattaaaatttttagtaCAATATAATTAACAcacttttattttactaaaattaaaagattaaacattaatattttctgtatttggttgttgttcttgttcttcttcttgttctactttttgaatttttctttgttttttaatatttcttgcttcaataaaaattgataaaataaaatcaatgacAATTaagatatattaaaaataaaaaaggaaaaaaataaaaataaaaataaaaaaaaataaattaatgttTTAACAAATTCTGAATTTAGTAATATCATTccttaatattatttttatataatatctgattttttttttttttttttttttttttttttttttttttttttttttttcacacgAACCCCTGggaaaagatttaataaaaaatttggaaaaaacgGGGGTgggccaaaaaaaaaaatttttttttttaaaaaattttttttattttttattttttatttttaactttttttttttattttttttttttattttattttatttttggaataaaaaaaaaaaaaattaaattaaattaagaaatcaataaaaaagaaaaaaaataaccagaaaacagaaaaaaaaaaaaaaaaaaaattcagtACTGGATATATTTTTTGATCATTAATTATTCATAGTTATTTTTGTTTAGGTTAAAttaaactaatttttttttattttttttattttttttattttttttttttttgaaaatgtgttcgttttttcttttttattatttctggTTGATATCCTGGTAAAAAttgtgtgaaaaaaaaaataaaaataaaaaaataaaaaaaatgaaaaaaaaaaaaaaaaaaaaaaaaaattttaaaaaagttttaaattttttaatttttttttttttttttttatttcaaaaaactatttaaaaaaaaatagagaatatagttatatatataacacacaaaaaaattcatatcacattattgtttttcattaatttataaacaataatatatatataataaacactctatcatttaattttaataaaaaaaaaaaaaaattataatattgtaTCAATATAAAcacctttttttatatataaaataaaaaacagcttttttttttttttttagtgggATTATATAAAGAGAAATGAGCTTTTTAAGACCATCCATTTGGAGATCTTCTCCAATGCAAATGGTTCAATTGTTCGTTCAAATTGAAGCAGCTCATGACACTGTCGATGAGTTGGGTAAATTAGGacttattcaatttttagatgtaagtaaaaaaaaaaaaaaaaaattttaaatatatgtTCAA is a window encoding:
- a CDS encoding transmembrane protein gives rise to the protein MTIINNDNISLATSAKLSQFIVSGDYKGPFTIIGLKTKILSFSLVIEFILLKIELIKERKDGLKINFDDSISGSCNYELNYTKQDTLFQRFQSKFKIEHTINPENGETINTGITLKKLFIISIPMSILFVALNWIWMLAISMTEVSISTALYLKILKTISVIIFMGGIVGIAITTVGTSKGEYPHAIKGEILMIISAAMWGLYEVLTSKFIGDANRTIVHTYMGLIAFVNLILGIPVIVILNVTNFEPFSVPSISVFGMLLLNAFVGFSVNYLINWGLSVTSPLFVRSGELMVIVATLLFDIIIKHMKLPLLALPGYSLIVIGFILSVYIESRDIKQQQEKEKEKQKNNNGETESLLNY